A region of Mustela lutreola isolate mMusLut2 chromosome 17, mMusLut2.pri, whole genome shotgun sequence DNA encodes the following proteins:
- the ZC3H7A gene encoding zinc finger CCCH domain-containing protein 7A isoform X1, translated as MSSVSEERRKRQQNIKEGLQFIQSPLSYPGTQEQYAVYLRALVRNLFNEGNDVYRERDWNNSISQYTEALNIAGYAKSEEIVIPKEIIEKLHINRIACYSNMGFHDKVLEECDAVLSLNASNCKALYRKSKALSDLGRYREAYDSVAKCSLAVPQDEHVIKLTQELAQKLGFKIRKAYVRAELSLKSVPGDGAAKALNCSVEDIEPDLLTPRQEAVPVVSVPASGFSHQVGSELASVPMMPLTSVLPLQVEESSLPSTVLVNGGKTPFTMPEAFLDDGDMVLGDEIDDLLDSAPEANETVMPSALVRGALQAASVPPSIPFSASLLGTLPIGARYAPPPSFSELYPPLTSSLEDFCSSLNSFSMSDAKRDLSTSTSREGTALSGSNSSLLLMNGPGNLFASESFLGISSHPRNDFGNFFGSAVTKPPSSVTPRHPLEGTHELRQACQICFVKSGPKLMDFTYHANVDHKCKKDILIGRIKNVEDKSWKKIRPRPTKTNYEGPYYICKDVAAEEECRYSGHCTFAYCQEEIDIWTLERKGAFSREAFFGGNGTINLTVFKLLQEHLGEFIFLCEKCFDHKPRMISKRNKDNSTSCSHPVTKHEFEDNKCLVHILRETTVKYSKIRSFHGQCQLDLCRHEVRYGCLREDECFYAHSLVELKVWILQNETGISHDAIAQESKRYWQNLEANVPGAQVLGNQIMPGSLNMKIKFVCAQCLRNGQVIEPDKNRKYCSAKARHSWTRDRRAMRVMSIERKKWMNIRPLPTKKQMPLQFDLCNHIASGKKCQYVGNCSFAHSPEEREVWTYMKENGIQDMEQFYELWLKSQKNEKSDDVASQSNKENGKQIHMPTDYAEVTADFHCWMCGKNCNSEKQWQGHISSEKHKEKVFHTEDDQYCWQHRFPTGYFSICDRYVNGTCTEGNSCKFAHGNAELHEWEERRDALKMKLNKARKDHLIAPNDNDFGKYSFLFKDLN; from the exons ATGTCCAGTGTGTccgaggagagaagaaaaaggcagCAGAACATTAAGGAAGGACTGCAGTTTATACA GTCACCACTGTCATACCCAGGAACACAGGAACAGTATGCG gtatatttaCGTGCTCTTGTGAGAAATCTTTTTAATGAAGGCAATGATGTTTATCGGGAACGTGATTGGAACAACTCAATAAGCCAGTACACAGAAGCTTTGAATATCGCTGGGTATGCAAAGTCTGAAGAAATTGTCATCcctaaagaaataattgaaaagcTGCATATAAATCGTATTGCTTGCTATTCTAACATG GGTTTCCACGATAAAGTTTTAGAGGAGTGTGACGCTGTCCTCAGTTTAAATGCCAGTAATTGCAAAGCTCTCTATCGGAAATCAAAGGCTCTCAGCGACTTGGGAAGGTACAGAGAGGCTTACGACTCTGTAGCGAAGTGCTCCTTGGCGGTGCCTCAG GATGAACATGTAATAAAACTAACTCAAGAACTAGCTCAGAAATTGGGATTTAAGATAAGAAAAGCGTACGTCAGGGCTGAG ctttcATTAAAATCAGTTCCTGGGGATGGGGCTGCCAAG GCTTTGAACTGTTCTGTGGAAGATATCGAGCCAG ATTTGTTGACTCCGAGGCAGGAAGCCGTTCCCGTTGTCTCTGTGCCTGCATCTGGCTTCTCTCACCAAGTGGGAAGTGAGCTGGCCTCCGTCCCCATGATGCCCTTAACTTCCGTTTTGCCGCTGCAAGTGGAAGAGAGCTCCCTGCCATCGACCGTGTTGGTGAACGGAGGGAAGACCCCTTTCACGATGCCGGAAGCATTTTTGGATGATGGAGATATGGTCCTTGGAGATGAAATAGATGACCTTCTCGATTCAGCCCCTGAAGCCAATGAAACTGTTATG ccATCAGCATTAGTCAGAGGAGCCCTCCAAGCAGCCAGTGTCCCCCCCAGCATACCCTTCTCGGCATCTCTCTTGGGCACCTTGCCCATCGGTGCGAGGTATGCTCCTCCGCCCTCCTTCTCAGAGCTGTACCCACCTTTGACTTCATCCTTGGAAGATTTCTGCTcttctttaaattcattttcaatgAGCGATGCCAAGCGAG atctGTCCACCTCAACTTCTAGAGAGGGAACAGCGCTTAGCGGCAGTAATTCCTCCCTTTTACTT ATGAATGGACCAGGCAACCTGTTTGCTTCTGAGAGTTTCCTGGGAATTTCAAGTCACCCCAGAAATGACTTTGGAAACTTTTTTGGAAGTGCAGTTACTAAACCACCTTCATCAGTGACCCCCCGACATCCCCTTGAAGGAACCCATGAACTGAGACAAGCATGTCAGATCTGTTTTGTTAAATCAG GCCCGAAGTTAATGGATTTCACTTACCATGCTAATGTGGATCATAAATGtaagaaagatattttaattgGTAGAATAAAGAATGTTGAAGataaatcatggaaaaaaatacGTCCAAgaccaacaaaaacaaattatgaaggcccatattatatatgtaaag ACGTGGCCGCTGAGGAGGAATGTAGGTACTCTGGCCACTGCACGTTCGCCTACTGCCAAGAAGAGATCGACATCTGGACGCTGGAGCGGAAAGGGGCGTTCAGCAGGGAGGCTTTCTTTGGTGGCAATGGGACGATCAACCTCACCGTATTCAAACTTCTCCAAGAGCATCTTGGGGAATTTATATTCCTTTGTGAG AAATGTTTTGATCATAAGCCTAGAAtgataagtaaaagaaataaagataattctACTTCTTGTTCTCACCCGGTTACAAAGCATGAGTTTGAAGACAATAA GTGCCTTGTCCACATTTTACGAGAGACAACGGTAAAATACTCCAAAATACGCTCTTTTCACGGCCAGTGTCAGCTTGATTTATGTCGACATGAGGTTCGATACGGCTGTTTAAGGGAAGATGAGTGCTTTTATGCACATAGTCTTGTAGAGCTGAAAGTTTGGATATTACAGAACGAAACAG GTATCTCACACGATGCTATCGCCCAAGAATCTAAACGGTATTGGCAGAATTTGGAAGCGAATGTACCTGGAGCtcag GTGCTTGGCAATCAGATAATGCCAGGATCTCTTAACATGAAGATAAAATTTGTATGTGCTCAGTGTCTGAGAAATGGCCAAGTCATTGaaccagacaaaaacagaaaatattgtaGTGCAAAAGCAAGGCACTC GTGGACCAGAGATCGGCGTGCGATGAGAGTGATGTCCATCGAACGTAAGAAGTGGATGAACATCCGTCCTCTCCCCACAAAGAAACAAATGCCTTTACAGTTTGAT CTGTGCAATCATATTGCTTCTGGGAAAAAATGTCAGTATGTCGGGAACTGTTCCTTTGCTCATAGTCCTGAGGAGCGGGAAGTGTGGACTTACATGAAGGAGAATGGGA TACAAGATATGGAGCAGTTTTATGAACTCTGGCTAAAgagtcaaaaaaatgaaaaaagtgatgACGTAGCCAGTCAATCCAacaaggaaaatggaaaacaaattcaCATGCCGACAGATTACGCTGAAGTTACT GCGGACTTCCACTGCTGGATGTGCGGCAAGAACTGTAACAGTGAGAAGCAGTGGCAAGGCCACATTTCTTCAGAGAAGCACAAGGAGAAGGTTTTTCATACCGAGGACGACCAGTACTGCTGGCAGCACCGCTTCCCAACAGGGTATTTTAGTATTTGTGATAG GTATGTGAACGGCACCTGCACGGAAGGGAACAGCTGTAAGTTCGCACACGGGAACGCCGAACTGCATGagtgggaagaaagaagggatgCCCTAAAGATGAAactcaacaaagcaagaaaagatCACTTAATCGCCCCAAATGATAATGACTTTGGAAAATAtagttttttgtttaaagatttaaacTAA
- the ZC3H7A gene encoding zinc finger CCCH domain-containing protein 7A isoform X2: MGFHDKVLEECDAVLSLNASNCKALYRKSKALSDLGRYREAYDSVAKCSLAVPQDEHVIKLTQELAQKLGFKIRKAYVRAELSLKSVPGDGAAKALNCSVEDIEPDLLTPRQEAVPVVSVPASGFSHQVGSELASVPMMPLTSVLPLQVEESSLPSTVLVNGGKTPFTMPEAFLDDGDMVLGDEIDDLLDSAPEANETVMPSALVRGALQAASVPPSIPFSASLLGTLPIGARYAPPPSFSELYPPLTSSLEDFCSSLNSFSMSDAKRDLSTSTSREGTALSGSNSSLLLMNGPGNLFASESFLGISSHPRNDFGNFFGSAVTKPPSSVTPRHPLEGTHELRQACQICFVKSGPKLMDFTYHANVDHKCKKDILIGRIKNVEDKSWKKIRPRPTKTNYEGPYYICKDVAAEEECRYSGHCTFAYCQEEIDIWTLERKGAFSREAFFGGNGTINLTVFKLLQEHLGEFIFLCEKCFDHKPRMISKRNKDNSTSCSHPVTKHEFEDNKCLVHILRETTVKYSKIRSFHGQCQLDLCRHEVRYGCLREDECFYAHSLVELKVWILQNETGISHDAIAQESKRYWQNLEANVPGAQVLGNQIMPGSLNMKIKFVCAQCLRNGQVIEPDKNRKYCSAKARHSWTRDRRAMRVMSIERKKWMNIRPLPTKKQMPLQFDLCNHIASGKKCQYVGNCSFAHSPEEREVWTYMKENGIQDMEQFYELWLKSQKNEKSDDVASQSNKENGKQIHMPTDYAEVTADFHCWMCGKNCNSEKQWQGHISSEKHKEKVFHTEDDQYCWQHRFPTGYFSICDRYVNGTCTEGNSCKFAHGNAELHEWEERRDALKMKLNKARKDHLIAPNDNDFGKYSFLFKDLN, translated from the exons ATG GGTTTCCACGATAAAGTTTTAGAGGAGTGTGACGCTGTCCTCAGTTTAAATGCCAGTAATTGCAAAGCTCTCTATCGGAAATCAAAGGCTCTCAGCGACTTGGGAAGGTACAGAGAGGCTTACGACTCTGTAGCGAAGTGCTCCTTGGCGGTGCCTCAG GATGAACATGTAATAAAACTAACTCAAGAACTAGCTCAGAAATTGGGATTTAAGATAAGAAAAGCGTACGTCAGGGCTGAG ctttcATTAAAATCAGTTCCTGGGGATGGGGCTGCCAAG GCTTTGAACTGTTCTGTGGAAGATATCGAGCCAG ATTTGTTGACTCCGAGGCAGGAAGCCGTTCCCGTTGTCTCTGTGCCTGCATCTGGCTTCTCTCACCAAGTGGGAAGTGAGCTGGCCTCCGTCCCCATGATGCCCTTAACTTCCGTTTTGCCGCTGCAAGTGGAAGAGAGCTCCCTGCCATCGACCGTGTTGGTGAACGGAGGGAAGACCCCTTTCACGATGCCGGAAGCATTTTTGGATGATGGAGATATGGTCCTTGGAGATGAAATAGATGACCTTCTCGATTCAGCCCCTGAAGCCAATGAAACTGTTATG ccATCAGCATTAGTCAGAGGAGCCCTCCAAGCAGCCAGTGTCCCCCCCAGCATACCCTTCTCGGCATCTCTCTTGGGCACCTTGCCCATCGGTGCGAGGTATGCTCCTCCGCCCTCCTTCTCAGAGCTGTACCCACCTTTGACTTCATCCTTGGAAGATTTCTGCTcttctttaaattcattttcaatgAGCGATGCCAAGCGAG atctGTCCACCTCAACTTCTAGAGAGGGAACAGCGCTTAGCGGCAGTAATTCCTCCCTTTTACTT ATGAATGGACCAGGCAACCTGTTTGCTTCTGAGAGTTTCCTGGGAATTTCAAGTCACCCCAGAAATGACTTTGGAAACTTTTTTGGAAGTGCAGTTACTAAACCACCTTCATCAGTGACCCCCCGACATCCCCTTGAAGGAACCCATGAACTGAGACAAGCATGTCAGATCTGTTTTGTTAAATCAG GCCCGAAGTTAATGGATTTCACTTACCATGCTAATGTGGATCATAAATGtaagaaagatattttaattgGTAGAATAAAGAATGTTGAAGataaatcatggaaaaaaatacGTCCAAgaccaacaaaaacaaattatgaaggcccatattatatatgtaaag ACGTGGCCGCTGAGGAGGAATGTAGGTACTCTGGCCACTGCACGTTCGCCTACTGCCAAGAAGAGATCGACATCTGGACGCTGGAGCGGAAAGGGGCGTTCAGCAGGGAGGCTTTCTTTGGTGGCAATGGGACGATCAACCTCACCGTATTCAAACTTCTCCAAGAGCATCTTGGGGAATTTATATTCCTTTGTGAG AAATGTTTTGATCATAAGCCTAGAAtgataagtaaaagaaataaagataattctACTTCTTGTTCTCACCCGGTTACAAAGCATGAGTTTGAAGACAATAA GTGCCTTGTCCACATTTTACGAGAGACAACGGTAAAATACTCCAAAATACGCTCTTTTCACGGCCAGTGTCAGCTTGATTTATGTCGACATGAGGTTCGATACGGCTGTTTAAGGGAAGATGAGTGCTTTTATGCACATAGTCTTGTAGAGCTGAAAGTTTGGATATTACAGAACGAAACAG GTATCTCACACGATGCTATCGCCCAAGAATCTAAACGGTATTGGCAGAATTTGGAAGCGAATGTACCTGGAGCtcag GTGCTTGGCAATCAGATAATGCCAGGATCTCTTAACATGAAGATAAAATTTGTATGTGCTCAGTGTCTGAGAAATGGCCAAGTCATTGaaccagacaaaaacagaaaatattgtaGTGCAAAAGCAAGGCACTC GTGGACCAGAGATCGGCGTGCGATGAGAGTGATGTCCATCGAACGTAAGAAGTGGATGAACATCCGTCCTCTCCCCACAAAGAAACAAATGCCTTTACAGTTTGAT CTGTGCAATCATATTGCTTCTGGGAAAAAATGTCAGTATGTCGGGAACTGTTCCTTTGCTCATAGTCCTGAGGAGCGGGAAGTGTGGACTTACATGAAGGAGAATGGGA TACAAGATATGGAGCAGTTTTATGAACTCTGGCTAAAgagtcaaaaaaatgaaaaaagtgatgACGTAGCCAGTCAATCCAacaaggaaaatggaaaacaaattcaCATGCCGACAGATTACGCTGAAGTTACT GCGGACTTCCACTGCTGGATGTGCGGCAAGAACTGTAACAGTGAGAAGCAGTGGCAAGGCCACATTTCTTCAGAGAAGCACAAGGAGAAGGTTTTTCATACCGAGGACGACCAGTACTGCTGGCAGCACCGCTTCCCAACAGGGTATTTTAGTATTTGTGATAG GTATGTGAACGGCACCTGCACGGAAGGGAACAGCTGTAAGTTCGCACACGGGAACGCCGAACTGCATGagtgggaagaaagaagggatgCCCTAAAGATGAAactcaacaaagcaagaaaagatCACTTAATCGCCCCAAATGATAATGACTTTGGAAAATAtagttttttgtttaaagatttaaacTAA